A stretch of DNA from Gymnodinialimonas sp. 57CJ19:
TGCGGGACACTTTGCCCAATCTCGAGTCGGTCTCATTGATCTACTCGTGGTTCGGGGATGACCTGCGTGCGGGCCATTGCGAGGTGCGCCCGAAGGTGGAGCAGGGCGACTATGACGGATTGGAAATGCCATGGCGTGCCGGCGGGATTAACCGGCAAATGGCTGAGGAGATTGCGCAGGTCGATGGCCGCGCGATTTATGGCGGGACACCTGCCGATGCCTCGATCCTGGAGGCGATTGCGGCGATCCACGAGGGCGGCCAAGAGGTTACATTTTACCCGTTTCTGCTGATGGAAGTGTTGGAAGGCAACGGCTTGCCCGATCCTTACGGCGCCGATGAACAGCCTGCGTTGCCGTGGCGGGGCCGGATGACCGGTGATGTGGCGGCTGGCTTGCCCGGCACCACCGATAAAACCGCAGCTAATCGCACGGCGATCGAGGCGTTTTTTGGCACCGCGAAGGCTTCGGACTTTAGCACCGGGTACGCGGGCGTCGGCTATTCTGGTCCGGCAGAATGGAGCTACAGCCGCTTCATCCTGCATTGCGCCGCGCTGTGTGCGCAGGCGGGCGGGGTGGAGGCGTTCTGCATCGGATCGGAAATGCGCGGCTTGACGCAAATGCGTGACGATGAGGGGTTTCCTGCGGTGGATGCCTATATCGCGCTCGCCGCCGAGGTGCGCGCGCTACTGCCCGACGCGAAGATCACCTATGCCGCTGATTGGACAGAATATTTTGGCCATCAGCCCCAGGATGGAACAGGCGACGTCTACTACCACCTTGATGCGCTGTGGGCCGATGACAACATCGACATGGTGGCCATCGATAACTACATGCCGATGAGCGATTGGCGCGAGGGGACCGCGCATCTGGATCATGACAACGGGCCGATACATTCGCTCGATTACTTGAAAGCCAATATCGAAGGCGGCGAGGGGTACGACTGGTATTACTCCGGTCCCGAGGCCGAAGCAGCGCAGCGCCGCGACGTGATCGAGGATGGCGCCTTTGGGCAGGATTGGATCTTCCGCTTCAAGGATTTGCGCAATTGGTGGACTAACCCGCACTTAGACCGCCGCGACGGTTATCAACTGGCCACGACGCCCCTCACCTCGACACTGCCGTTTGATGGGGCGTTCAGCAACGACGATGACTATTGGGCAGCAAGCTATCCCTTTGGAGAAAGCTCCCTTGATAGCCAGATAGGGTTTACGGCGGCCTATGCCGAGGCGTCGGTCGAAACCGTGGCAGGCGAAGGTCAGGTGCTTCAAGTTCGCGACGCGTATCGCATCATGAGTGAACGTGGCTTTCGACCCTTCATACCGGGGCAACGGATACGTTTGACCGTGCGGACGCGGTTGACGGCGCCGCTTGCCAGTGGCCAGTCGCACCAGTTTATGGTGTTCGCGTTGGGCATCCGCGATGACGGCGGGTACGGCGGATACAGTGTCGTTGCGACGTTCAGTGGGCTGGAGGTCGCGGATGGGTGGGTGGACTATCAAACTGACGTGGTGCCGGAAGATCTGATCGGCGTTGGTCGGATGCAGTCGGGGCTCAAAGGGTGGCGCATCGCCGTCGGGTTCAACGGCTTCTCCGCTAACACTCTTGCAGGGGTGGTTCAGCAGGTGTCGCAGGTCTCCGTGGCGTCTTTGTCAGGGCATTCGCTTTGGGTCCCAAAATCCAAACCAATCTGGTTCACCGAATTTGGCTGCGCGGCTATTGATAAGGGCACGAACCAACCTAACCGCTTCCTTGATCCGAAATCGACGGAAAGTGGCATTCCCAAATACTCCAATGGGCGGCGCGACGACCTGATCCAAGCGCAATACCTGCGCGCCACGATGGATTATTGGGCCGAAGAAGGCAGAAATCCCCTGTCGGATCAATATGATGGACCGATGCTGGAATTGGCGCGCGCCCATGCCTGGGCCTGGGACGCTCGGGTGTGGCCGGCCTTCCCCAACGACCGAGAACGGTGGAGCGATGGGGAGAACTGGGCGAAGGGGCACTGGTTAACGGGGCGGTTGGATGCGCAACCGCTCGACCTCGTGGTATCGGAAATCTGCGAAGAGGCTGGCATCACAGATTATGATGTCTCAAAGCTCTTTGGATTGGTGCGCGGCCATGTCTCGGCGCAGACACAAAGTGCACGGGCGCGGTTACAGCCATTGATGCTGGCTTATGGTTTCCACGCGGTTGAGCGCGACGGAAAGCTGGTGTTTCTGCCGGTCCCGCAAGAGCCAGAGACGGTGATCGAGGCCCCACTGACGGCCCGTGATGACGACGGGGAGGGCGGCTTTACCCACGCGCGCGCCCCGGAAGCGGAAACTGTGGGACGCTTGCGTATCGGCTATACCGAAGCCGAGGGCAGCTATGATGAGAAGGTGGCAGAGGCGGTCTACCCCGGCGACGGTGCCGATCAGGTGAACGACGTGGATTTGCCGCTGGCGCTGACCTCAGCCGAAGGGCAGGGCATGGCCGAGCGCTGGTTGGCTGAGGGACGGGTGGCCCAAGATACGTTGCGCTTTGCGCTGCCCCCGTCGGAGCGCGCCTTGGGGGCTGGGGCCCTGATCGCAACAGAGGACGGGCATACGTGGCGCGTCGATCGTGTAGAAGATCGGGGCTTTCGTCACCTCGAGGCGGTCCGGGTCGAACCCTCAACCTCTTTTCCATCGGATGAGGTGGAAGACGCTGCCAGTTTTGCCGCTTTCGTGCCGCCGCTTCCGGTCACGCCGGTGTTCCTCGATCTGCCGCTTTTGACGGGGGACGAGGTTGAACATGCACCACATTTGGCCGTTGCCGCTGACCCTTGGCCCGGTACGGCGGCGGTCTATTCCGCGCCCGGCCCCGATGGGTTTGCCCTGAACCGTCTGGTGGAGCGCCCCGCCATCGTGGGCACGCTGTTGCAACCGCTGCATCGCCAAGAGCCGGGGATTTGGGACCGGGCAGGCGCGGTGCAAATACGGTTGGAAACCGGGGGCCTGTCTTCGGCGGAGCTGTCGGCCGTTCTGGCGGGAGGTAACGCGGCGGCGATCGGCTCGGGCGAAGATGACATCTGGGAGGTCATGCAGTTTGCCGAGGCCACGCTTGTGGGCCCCGATACATGGGAAATCGCGATGCGCCTGCGGGGCCAGCAAGGCACCGATGCGGTGATCCCGGATGTCTGGCCAGAGGGCAGTCTTTTCGTGCTTCTGGACGGGGCGGTGGGGCAGGTCGATCTGGCCAGCTCTGCCCGCGGGTTAGAACGCTATTGGCGCGTCGGTCCGTCGCGCAGGTCCGTGGATGACCCAAGCTACGTGGAAAAAGTCGTTGCGTTCCATGGTATTGGACTGCGCCCCTATAGTCCCGCTCACCTGCGTAGCAGCCATAGCGGAACGGCGCGTGACATCACCTGGATACGACGGTCACGGGTTGATGCGGATAGTTGGGATGGCACCGATGTGCCTCTTGGCGAGGCATCCGAGCAGTACATTCTGCGGATATCGGACGCGCAAACGATCCGCCGGGAAGAGGTGCTGAGCGCGCCCGCCTTCGCCTACACCGACGCGATGCGCGCCAGCGACGGCACGCTCACGGACTACTCCATTGAGGTCGCTCAAGTCTCCGAACGGTTCGGGGCG
This window harbors:
- a CDS encoding glycoside hydrolase TIM-barrel-like domain-containing protein; the encoded protein is MATLLLSAAGAAAGGLIQAPILGMTGAVLGRAVGATIGRVIDQRLLGSGSDPIEVGQTDRLRITGAGEGAPIAQLYGRMRMGGHVIWATQFQEHANTSGGSGKGAPPQPQTTSYSYSISLAVALCEGKIARIGRIWVDGVEIDREAVTWRLYKGTEDQMPDPLLEAVEGDGAVPAYRGTAYIVFEDLDLTPYGNRVPQFAFEVVRPAQPKAPHVPSAAEAIRAVALMPGTGEYALATTPVSRRFGLARGSSTNVSAEGGVTDFSQSVEHLRDTLPNLESVSLIYSWFGDDLRAGHCEVRPKVEQGDYDGLEMPWRAGGINRQMAEEIAQVDGRAIYGGTPADASILEAIAAIHEGGQEVTFYPFLLMEVLEGNGLPDPYGADEQPALPWRGRMTGDVAAGLPGTTDKTAANRTAIEAFFGTAKASDFSTGYAGVGYSGPAEWSYSRFILHCAALCAQAGGVEAFCIGSEMRGLTQMRDDEGFPAVDAYIALAAEVRALLPDAKITYAADWTEYFGHQPQDGTGDVYYHLDALWADDNIDMVAIDNYMPMSDWREGTAHLDHDNGPIHSLDYLKANIEGGEGYDWYYSGPEAEAAQRRDVIEDGAFGQDWIFRFKDLRNWWTNPHLDRRDGYQLATTPLTSTLPFDGAFSNDDDYWAASYPFGESSLDSQIGFTAAYAEASVETVAGEGQVLQVRDAYRIMSERGFRPFIPGQRIRLTVRTRLTAPLASGQSHQFMVFALGIRDDGGYGGYSVVATFSGLEVADGWVDYQTDVVPEDLIGVGRMQSGLKGWRIAVGFNGFSANTLAGVVQQVSQVSVASLSGHSLWVPKSKPIWFTEFGCAAIDKGTNQPNRFLDPKSTESGIPKYSNGRRDDLIQAQYLRATMDYWAEEGRNPLSDQYDGPMLELARAHAWAWDARVWPAFPNDRERWSDGENWAKGHWLTGRLDAQPLDLVVSEICEEAGITDYDVSKLFGLVRGHVSAQTQSARARLQPLMLAYGFHAVERDGKLVFLPVPQEPETVIEAPLTARDDDGEGGFTHARAPEAETVGRLRIGYTEAEGSYDEKVAEAVYPGDGADQVNDVDLPLALTSAEGQGMAERWLAEGRVAQDTLRFALPPSERALGAGALIATEDGHTWRVDRVEDRGFRHLEAVRVEPSTSFPSDEVEDAASFAAFVPPLPVTPVFLDLPLLTGDEVEHAPHLAVAADPWPGTAAVYSAPGPDGFALNRLVERPAIVGTLLQPLHRQEPGIWDRAGAVQIRLETGGLSSAELSAVLAGGNAAAIGSGEDDIWEVMQFAEATLVGPDTWEIAMRLRGQQGTDAVIPDVWPEGSLFVLLDGAVGQVDLASSARGLERYWRVGPSRRSVDDPSYVEKVVAFHGIGLRPYSPAHLRSSHSGTARDITWIRRSRVDADSWDGTDVPLGEASEQYILRISDAQTIRREEVLSAPAFAYTDAMRASDGTLTDYSIEVAQVSERFGAGPIARIQIND